A genomic region of Eucalyptus grandis isolate ANBG69807.140 chromosome 5, ASM1654582v1, whole genome shotgun sequence contains the following coding sequences:
- the LOC104443337 gene encoding protein TILLER ANGLE CONTROL 1: MKIFNWVQKRKRSNANILQDHELGGSVKEAESITADALALLEGLTFAGVLDGWKDGILTIGTFGYDPLKPLDQEKDELFLESHHETQEEDDQHDHDLYPGDPGEPIVEDEEQNPLMSTTFCNNDHVLNDETRPLNPFKDDVAKPDRSMVVDNVELTKGVVFEEEKKKKGHRVTLADLFSADSDVKEKPYPSEVGQPTKPLGKKESASTKKDGQSFAKKLIHHMVSEDSRPTRKLNRLMRKMLKKKIHPELGSKINDKENQMMKPGCIHQLLVTNNQQKDEYLSLLQSPQGLPAVFADAMV, from the exons ATGAAG ATCTTTAACTGGGTGCAAAAGAGGAAGAGGTCGAATGCTAACATCCTCCAAG ATCATGAGCTAGGCGGAAGTGTGAAAGAGGCTGAATCCATCACTGCGGATGCGCTAGCATTACTTGAAGGGCTCACATTCGCAGGCGTGTTGGATGGTTGGAAAGATGGGATATTAACAATTGGAACTTTTGGTTATGATCCGCTGAAACCCTTGGACCAAGAAAAGGATGAGCTCTTCTTGGAAAGTCATCATGAGACTCAGGAAGAGGATGATCAGCATGATCATGATCTCTATCCTGGTGATCCGGGGGAACCGATTGTGGAGGACGAGGAACAGAACCCTTTGATGTCGACGACATTCTGCAACAACGACCACGTCCTCAATGATGAGACGCGACCACTGAATCCATTCAAAGATGATGTTGCTAAACCTGACAGGTCAATGGTGGTTGACAATGTTGAGCTGACCAAGGGAGTGGtctttgaagaagaaaagaagaagaaagggcaCAGAGTGACCTTGGCCGACCTCTTCTCAGCAGATTCTGATGTCAAAGAAAAACCATATCCAAGTGAAGTTGGTCAACCCACCAAGCCGTTGGGGAAAAAAGAGTCCGCTTCAACCAAGAAAGATGGCCAATCTTTTGCCAAGAAGCTCATTCATCACATGGTGTCTGAAGATTCACGCCCCACTAGAAAACTAAACCGG TTGATGAGGaagatgttgaagaagaagatccatcCGGAGCTGGGGAGCAAGATAAATGACAAAGAGAATCAAATGATGAAGCCTGGTTGCATACACCAACTCCTTGTCACCAACAATCAGCAGAAGGACGAGTACCTGTCTCTCCTTCAATCTCCTCAAG GTCTGCCGGCTGTTTTTGCAGATGCCATGGTGTGA